The Triticum aestivum cultivar Chinese Spring chromosome 3A, IWGSC CS RefSeq v2.1, whole genome shotgun sequence genome includes a region encoding these proteins:
- the LOC123060481 gene encoding wall-associated receptor kinase-like 20, translated as MASAQFSRRLPLFFFFEVAAVAVLAALLPLGGHARACPPCGSTAVPYPLSTADGCGDPAYKVRCAAGASTLFFDALNGTSYPITSISPAAQRLVVAPAPLVSNDSCVSVGAPAGRGVQLDPTLPFNVSSSNTIMLLNCTAALLRSPLNCSSTSLCHAYADAARSPCAPLPLCCTFVAGGSSTSHRIRASPELCSAYASFVDLDPAQPPATWGGRLGLELQWAAPREPLCQTQADCEDGANATCAGDPAAAGAVRRCLCVPGLAWDPVAGACQQIPSDCERAGDCEGSNRAPLIAGIVCGLGGALLLTAAGLFLYRRQRRIRLARERLAKEREDILNANNSSGRTAKNFTSRELKRVTANFSRDNLLGVGGYGEVYKGALADGTLVAVKCAKLGNTKSTDQILNEVRVLSQVNHRSLVRLLGCCVDLQQPLMVYEFVPNGTLADHLYGAMSQPPLPWRRRLAIARHTAEGISYLHFSASPPIYHRDIKSSNILLDEQLDGKVSDFGLSRLAEPGLSHVSTCAQGTLGYLDPEYYRNYQLTDKSDVYSFGVVLLELLTAKRAIDFGRGEDDVNLAVHVQRAADEERLLDMVDPAMKSRATQLELDTMKALGFLALGCLEDRRQNRPSMKEVADEIEYIINIEAGPAAVEQQQNA; from the exons ATGGCAAGCGCACAGTTTTCCCGTCgtcttcccctcttcttcttcttcgaggtTGCAGCCGTCGCCGTCCTCGCGGCGCTGCTGCCGCTGGGCGGCCATGCGCGGGCCTGCCCCCCGTGCGGCTCGACGGCGGTGCCGTACCCGCTGAGCACGGCCGACGGGTGCGGCGACCCGGCGTACAAGGTGCGGTGCGCGGCCGGCGCGTCCACGCTCTTCTTCGACGCGCTCAACGGCACCTCCTACCCGATCACCTCCATCTCGCCGGCGGCGCAGCGCCTGGTGGTCGCCCCGGCGCCGCTGGTGTCCAACGACAGCTGCGTGTCCGTGGGGGCCCCCGCAGGGCGCGGCGTGCAGCTGGACCCGACGCTGCCCTTCAACGTCAGCTCCTCCAACACCATCATGCTCCTCAACTGCACCGCCGCGCTGCTGCGCTCCCCGCTCAACTGCTCCTCCACCTCGCTCTGCCACGCCTACGCCGACGCAGCGCGGTCGCCCTGCGCGCCGCTGCCGCTCTGCTGCACGTTCGTGGCGGGGGGGTCGTCGACGTCGCACCGGATCCGCGCCTCGCCCGAGCTCTGCAGCGCCTACGCCAGCTTCGTGGACCTCGACCCAGCGCAGCCGCCGGCGACGTGGGGCGGCCGGCTCGGCCTGGAGCTGCAGTGGGCGGCGCCGAGGGAGCCGCTCTGCCAGACGCAGGCGGACTGCGAGGACGGCGCCAACGCCACGTGCGCCGGCGACCCGGCCGCGGCCGGCGCGGTGCGGCGATGCCTCTGCGTCCCCGGGCTAGCGTGGGACCCCGTCGCCGGCGCGTGCCAGCAGA TTCCTTCTGATTGCGAGCGCGCTGGAGACTGCGAGGGATCCAACCGCGCGCCTCTCATCGCAG GGATAGTATGCGGCCTGGGCGGCGCCCTGCTACTGACAGCGGCAGGGCTGTTCCTCTACCGGCGGCAGCGGCGCATCCGGCTAGCCCGGGAGAGGCTGGCCAAGGAGCGCGAGGACATACTGAACGCCAACAACTCCAGCGGCCGAACCGCCAAGAACTTCACCAGCCGCGAGCTGAAGCGCGTCACGGCCAACTTCTCCCGCGACAACCTCCTCGGTGTCGGCGGCTACGGCGAGGTCTACAAGGGCGCGCTCGCCGACGGCACCCTGGTCGCCGTCAAGTGCGCCAAGCTCGGCAACACCAAGTCCACGGACCAGATCCTCAACGAGGTGCGCGTGCTGTCGCAGGTCAACCACCGCAGCCTTGTCCGCCTCCTCGGCTGCTGCGTCGACCTCCAGCAGCCGCTCATGGTCTACGAGTTCGTCCCCAACGGCACGCTCGCGGACCACCTCTACGGCGCCATGAGCCAGCCGCCGCTCCCgtggcgccgccgcctcgccatcgCTCGCCACACGGCCGAGGGCATCTCCTACCTGCACTTCTCCGCCTCGCCGCCCATCTACCACCGGGACATCAAGTCCAGCAACATTCTCCTCGACGAGCAGCTCGACGGCAAGGTCTCCGACTTCGGGCTCTCCCGGCTGGCGGAGCCCGGGCTGAGCCACGTCTCCACCTGCGCCCAAGGGACGCTGGGCTATCTCGACCCGGAGTACTACAGGAACTACCAGCTCACGGACAAgagcgacgtgtacagcttcggggTGGTGCTGCTGGAGCTGCTCACCGCAAAGCGCGCCATCGACTTCGGTCGCGGCGAGGACGATGTCAACCTCGCCGTGCACGTGCAGCGGGCGGCGGACGAGGAGCGGCTGCTGGACATGGTGGACCCGGCCATGAAGAGCCGCGCCACGCAGCTGGAGCTCGACACAATGAAGGCGCTCGGGTTTCTGGCACTCGGTTGCCTCGAGGATCGCCGGCAGAACCGGCCGTCCATGAAGGAAGTCGCCGACGAGATCGAGTACATCATCAACATTGAGGCTGGGCCCGCAGCCGTGGAGCAGCAGCAAAACGCATGA